The window AGATAATAGTACACCCCACCTCCAATTCTTAAACCATGTTGATGACTTTATCAATCCCACGAGAGTGAGCATATACATTATAAGAGGCATTTCAAATGCAATTCCTGTACCAGCCATTAGGAGTATTATAGTACTTATATACGAATTAAATCCTAGTGTAGGTTCAACTCCCAGTGAGACGTCCAGCCTATATATGAATATTAACATGAAGGGTAAAAGCATAAAGTATGCGAATACTGAGCCAGCTACAAATAATAGCATTCCTGGAATTACTAACCTCCTAAAAGTCCTCTTTTCATGCTCATACAACCCTGGAGACACGAATGCCCAAAATTCCCTTAATAAAATAGGTAATGAAGAGAAGATTGATAAGTAGACCGAAACAGTTATTGTGGTCAGTAAAGCTTCAAATGGAGATAGGGTTATCAGAATTAAGTCTTTTGGAATTGGTCTCATTAAGACCTCTCTAGTGAATTGGACTGATATGCTGTCATATAATGTAGGATAAAGTATGGGTATAGAGTAAGTTCCAATTTTAATAGTTGTAATTCCAAAAGTGGTGTAAATTGTAAGGAAGACAAGAAATGAGACTATAACTCTCCTTGTTCTGCGTAATAACTCCCTTATATGCTCTATTAACGGTTGCTCCTTATCTTCCCTTGCCTTCTGATAACTCATTGTCTACTCCTCTATTCTTCTTAAGCTCATTTAACTCTTTCTCAAGCTCTTTGATCCTCTGCTCGAGTAGATCTATCTTATAGTTCTTAACACTGTAATTTACTGGTGTATTATTATTTGTCTCATAATACATGGTTCTCGAAACTTCAGAAAGAGGTCTAACTACCTCCTCATTACTTTGAGCAATTTCATTGAATTCACGTTTTAGTTCATTTACAATCTCAGTCTGCTTTCTCCTTAATTCATTGTATGTCTTTACCACATTTTTTATGGTGGATATAGAGTTTTTGTCACCTGCTAATAGAATTATGCCTAACACAATTATGATCAAAAAACCATCTATTGAAGAAACCAATAACTTTCACCATTATCAGCTCTGCTGTTAGCTCTGTCCACTCTGCTGTTTTTGTTTCTTTAACTCCTCTAA is drawn from Sulfolobus acidocaldarius SUSAZ and contains these coding sequences:
- a CDS encoding translocase; protein product: MSYQKAREDKEQPLIEHIRELLRRTRRVIVSFLVFLTIYTTFGITTIKIGTYSIPILYPTLYDSISVQFTREVLMRPIPKDLILITLSPFEALLTTITVSVYLSIFSSLPILLREFWAFVSPGLYEHEKRTFRRLVIPGMLLFVAGSVFAYFMLLPFMLIFIYRLDVSLGVEPTLGFNSYISTIILLMAGTGIAFEMPLIMYMLTLVGLIKSSTWFKNWRWGVLLSFIIAYIISPGTTGGIIETIIGIILSMLYFGGAYASKIAEKSREKKKNLLMTK